TGCTGTCGGACGATGTGCTCCGCGCCATCGACTCGCTGCCCATCGACTTCCGGCTGGTGGTGATCCTCGCGGATTTGCAGGAGTTCTCCTACAAAGAGATCGCCGAGATCCTCGAGTGCCCGGTGGGTACGGTGATGAGCCGCCTCTTCCGTGGGCGCAAGCTCTTGCAGAAGACACTGCGCGAGTACGCGGAGGGCCAGGGTGTATTCCGCCATGAGGGCGAGCCCGTGGCGGCTCCAGCGAACCTGGAAGAGTACCGGCACAGGAAGAAGACGGGGTAGTAAGAGGTTGACGGGCCCGAGGGCATAATTGCCCGAGGGCCCGTGGCATATCCGCCCTCTTCGAGCGCTCATGACCTGCCAGGAACTCGATCGCCTTCTCTACCCCTACCTCGACGGCGAGTTTCAGCCCGAGGAGCGGCTGGATGTGGAGACCCACCTCGGTACGTGCGCGGACTGCGCGCGCCGAGCGGAGGAAGAAAGGCGTTTCCGGAAGGCCGTACGCCACTCCGTTCAGGCCAGCCGGGCCCCCGCCTCGCTCCGAGACGGAATCCAGCTGGGCCTGCGCCGCGAGCAGCGCCGCACCGCCCAGATGCAGTGGCTGCGCATGAGCGCCGCGGCGCTCGTGGTGGTCGCCGTGGGCGGCGGGTGGATCGCCATCCGCCCCGAGGAGCGGCACCGCTTCGCAGCGGACGCGGCCAAGCGCCACGCGAAGCCACTCCCCTTCGAGATCGCCAATGCGCCCCCGGAGCACGTGGAGGCGTGGTTCGACGGCAAGCTGGATCACCCCGTCGCCGTGCCCCGGCTGTCTCACGCCGAGATGAAGGGCGCGCGCATCACCAACGTGACGGACAAGCAGGCCGCCTACATCAGCTACGAGACGACGCCTGATCAGGACGTCCAGCCCGGCCGCCGCGTGGGAGTCTTCGTGTTCGATGACTCGGGCCGCGAGGTGGAGGCCCGGGCGCTGCCGGATCTGCAGATGAACACGCTCGGCAGCGTCAATGTCGCCTTCTGGCGCGACGGGGAGCTCGTCTACGAGCTCGTCACGGATCTGGACGAGGCGGACATCCGCAAGCTGGTGCTACAGAAAGGTGGCACGGCGCGGATGAGCAACGCGCCGCGTCCCAGCGAGCCCTCCCTGCCGATCCGCCAGGTCTCTGACGTGCCCTGAGGCCCCCTGCCCGCCGTCCGGGCGCGGCGAGGGGCTGTTCTGCACTGCTCGTCCGGCTGGCCGCTGAGGGATCACCACCGGACAGGGTCCAGGCCCGAACATTGACGGTCCTGGGGAGGGCCGATAGCCTCGCGGGAGCAGAAATTTCGCACGCTGCCGCTCGCGCGTGGCCCTCCGGCCGCGCCGCTCCTCAGGTCGGGCCGTCCGTTCATGTCCAAGAAAATCCTCATCGTCGAAAGTGACTCTGCCCTCTCTTCCTCCCTGCGAGAGGCGCTCGAAGCCAGGGGTTTCGCGGTGGACGAAACCACCGACGGTAAGGGAAGCGTGGAGCAGATCCGGCGCGATCGCCCGGACCTCGTGGTGCTCGCGGTGGATCTGTCCGGTGGACAGAACGGCTACCTGATCTGCGGCAAGCTGAAGAAGGACGACGATCTCAAGAACGTCCCCATCGTCATCATCGGCAACCCGGACGGGTTCGCCGCGCACCGCAAGCTCAAGGCCCACGCGGACGAGTACGTGGCCAAGCCGGTGGACTCGGACCAGCTGGTGGACCGGGTGGGAGCGCTGATCGGCTTTCCTGAAGTCGTCGTCGGCGAGGTGGTCGAGGACGAGGGCCTCACGCTGGATGGGCTGACGGACGATGAGCCCATGGATGAGCCCCTCTCGCAAGACGAGCCCCTCGCCGAGGAGATCGCCGTCGAGAGTGAGCCGATCGCCAGCGCGAGCGAAGACCTGGACATGCTCGACGAGGCCTTCAGTGACATGGCCGGCACGGACAGCTCCACGGAGGAGGAGCCCGTGGTGGCGCCTCCAGAGGCCTCGGGGAATGACGAGGAGCTCGACGCGCTCGACAACCTGGGCAAGGACGCCGAGGACGCGCTGGACTCGCTGGGCGACGACGAAGAGAAGACGCAGATCGGCTTCATGGCGCCGGTGGTGCCGCTGACGCCCGCGCCGATTCCGGATCCGCCGAGGACGCCCTCGCGGCCCGCGATGACGCTGCCGGCGGTGCCGGCCCCAAGCTCCACCTCCAAGTCCACGGCGGTGTCCGCGCCGGCGATGTCCGCGGCGGATGCGGCCGAGCTGCGCAACCTGCGCGCGAAGGTGGCGGAGCTGCAGAGCGCCCTGTCGGATGCGGAGGCTCAGGCCTCCACCGCGGAGAGCCGCGTCCAGGAGCTCGAGGGCAAGCTAGAGACCCAGACCTCGGAGCTGGAAACGGCCAGGTCCGCGGCGGGCAAGAGCGACAAGGACTCGTTCGCGCTCAAGGACGCGGTCAACAAGAAGGACAAGGAGCTCCTCAGGCTCAAGAGCGAGATCAACCTCAAGGAGCAGGAGAAGGACAAGGAGATCTCCCGGCTCAAGGGCGAGCTGACGCAGAAGGAGCACGACTTCGTCGAGCTGCAGGACAAGCAGCTGGAGCTGGAGCGGCAGCACACCGAGTCCGCTGCGGAGATGGCCCGCCGCGACGCGCAGATCAAGACGCTGACCACCCGGGCGGATCAGCTCACCGCGGACAAGAAGAAGGTGGAGGTGCAGCTCACCGCCGCGAAGGAGGAGGCCCGCAGTGCCTCCTCGAAGCTCACCGCCCTGCAGGCCGAGGTGGACGCGCACCAGCAGCAACAGTCCGCGGTGGAGACAGAGCTGGAGGACCTGCGTGGCAGAGTCGGCCAGCTCGAGTCCGAGCTCGAGACGGCGCGCGGCGAGGCCAGCGAGCTGCGGGGCCAGGCTGAGAGCGCCCGCGAGGAGACGAGCGAGCTGCGCGGCCAGCTGGAGGCCGTGCAGTCCGAGCTGGAGACGGCTAAGAGCGACGCGGAGATGGCCCGCACCGAGCTGGAGACGGTCCGCACCGAGCTGGAAACGGTCCGCACCGAGCTGGAGGGCCAGGCCGCCACCGCCGCCGAGGAGGCCGAGGGCCTGCGCAGGCGCATCTCCGAGCTGGAGGAGGCGGCGGTGCGCAACGAGGAGCGCGTGACGAAGCTCTACACGCGCATCAAGAACGACGAGAAGCTCCGCGAGCGCGCGAAGAAGGCGCTCGGCATCGCCCATCAGCTCCTGGAGGAGGCTCCCTCCGCCACGGAGGAGGCGGACGAGGCCGCGGCCTGAGTCCCCTCCCCCACGGGCCCCGGGCTGTAGCGCCGGGGCCTGCAGCGCCGGGAACTACTTCTCTTCCTTCTTCGGCGTCTCCTTCTTCTCCATCAGCTTCTTGGCGAAGGTGGCCACGCCCGCGGGCACGTTGCGGTCACGCGACAGATCCTTCAGCTCGCCGTCGCGCAGCGTGTTGAGGAACTTCATCACCACCGTGAGCGGCACCTTGGGGTTCTTCACGAGCGCCAGCTTGATCTTCTGGTTCTTCGTCCACTCACGGTTGCCGTAGATGATGCGCAGCACCTCTTCGTTCACCGCGCGGTTCATGGCGCACGCGAGCACCTCGCCGTCGGTGATACGCGGGCTGCGGATCACCGCCGTGCACACCAGCTTGTTGGAGTCACGCAGCAGCAGCGTGCGCGCCTCCTTGTTGCCCAGCGTCCCCAGCTTGATCTTCTCGGCGATGCTCATCTTCATGATGCGCTGGGTGAGGTTCTGCTTCTTGGCCTCCTCCATCGGAGGGGCGTTCTCGTCCTGCTCCGAGGCGCCGTCCGCCTGCAGGTCCGCCATCACCTGCTCGGCCGTGGGGCCGGGATCCGGCGGCGCCGCGACGGCCTGAGGCCCGAACAGGCGCACCCGCGCCGCCTGCATCTGCGGCACATCCGCCAGCACGAGGCCGCTGCGCACCGCGAAGTCACACACCGAGTCGATCAGCGCGGCGCTGGCGTTCGGGTTGCTGCACAGCCCGCGGATGACGTTCTCGTGGCGCAGCAGGCGCAGCTGGTTCTGGCCGACGATCTCCGCCAGCTTCGCGCTGCAGGTGGACGCCATGTCCGCCACCGCCTCGTCGGGCGTGGTGGGGTTGAGGACCAGCATCTCCGCGTAGAGGTCCTTCTCCTTCAGCAGCCCCAGGAACCAGCCGAGCACCGGGGCCTGGACGCCCTCATCGCGGAGCGCCGAGCTGAGGATCTTGTCCGGCAGCCCCACGGCGGACTTGGCCGCCGTGTCGCGCACGTTCTGCTCCGCGTCGTACGTGAGCATGTACAGCGCGCCCAGCATGTCCGAGGGATTGAGCGGTACCAGCGTCT
This region of Hyalangium minutum genomic DNA includes:
- a CDS encoding anti-sigma factor family protein is translated as MTCQELDRLLYPYLDGEFQPEERLDVETHLGTCADCARRAEEERRFRKAVRHSVQASRAPASLRDGIQLGLRREQRRTAQMQWLRMSAAALVVVAVGGGWIAIRPEERHRFAADAAKRHAKPLPFEIANAPPEHVEAWFDGKLDHPVAVPRLSHAEMKGARITNVTDKQAAYISYETTPDQDVQPGRRVGVFVFDDSGREVEARALPDLQMNTLGSVNVAFWRDGELVYELVTDLDEADIRKLVLQKGGTARMSNAPRPSEPSLPIRQVSDVP
- a CDS encoding response regulator, translating into MSKKILIVESDSALSSSLREALEARGFAVDETTDGKGSVEQIRRDRPDLVVLAVDLSGGQNGYLICGKLKKDDDLKNVPIVIIGNPDGFAAHRKLKAHADEYVAKPVDSDQLVDRVGALIGFPEVVVGEVVEDEGLTLDGLTDDEPMDEPLSQDEPLAEEIAVESEPIASASEDLDMLDEAFSDMAGTDSSTEEEPVVAPPEASGNDEELDALDNLGKDAEDALDSLGDDEEKTQIGFMAPVVPLTPAPIPDPPRTPSRPAMTLPAVPAPSSTSKSTAVSAPAMSAADAAELRNLRAKVAELQSALSDAEAQASTAESRVQELEGKLETQTSELETARSAAGKSDKDSFALKDAVNKKDKELLRLKSEINLKEQEKDKEISRLKGELTQKEHDFVELQDKQLELERQHTESAAEMARRDAQIKTLTTRADQLTADKKKVEVQLTAAKEEARSASSKLTALQAEVDAHQQQQSAVETELEDLRGRVGQLESELETARGEASELRGQAESAREETSELRGQLEAVQSELETAKSDAEMARTELETVRTELETVRTELEGQAATAAEEAEGLRRRISELEEAAVRNEERVTKLYTRIKNDEKLRERAKKALGIAHQLLEEAPSATEEADEAAA